One Solanum lycopersicum chromosome 2, SLM_r2.1 genomic region harbors:
- the LOC101253553 gene encoding pentatricopeptide repeat-containing protein At4g20090, whose protein sequence is MLFYSFRTKQFTSKLIPCKSFSNFTINRVFSALSNPSHTDQEPEIDYSISTLKTEMGLPKLSSRGTEMEIPISDNSMKIAPIPKFNSCVTEVEEPLSDKSFKVTLKPNLGSCETEVEVPISDKLFKEAPKLGSFKLGDSTFYSLIEKYANSEDFTSLEKVFGRMKCEKRVFIEKSFILVFRAYGKARLPEKAVELFERMVDEFQCKRTVKSFNSVLNVIVQTGLYHRALDFYADVVNNRNIMPNVLSFNLVIKTMCKLRMVDRAMEVFREMPTWKCEPDVYTYCTLMDGLCKDDRIDEAVILLDEMQVEGCLPVPVTFNVLINGLCRKGDLARAAKLVDNMFLKGCVPNDVTYNTLIHGLCLKGKLEKAVSLLDRMVSNKYIPTDITYGTIINGFVKQRRATDGVQILLAMQEKGHLANEYVYSALVSGLFKEGKPEEALKIWKEMIEKGVKPNIVAYSAFIDGLCREGKPDEAKEILSEMNKMGCTPNAYTYCSLMKGYFKTSDSNKAILLWKDMATSGITCNEICYSVLIHGLCQDGKLKEAMMVWKHMLGKGLVPDAVAYSSMIHGLCNAGSVDQGLRLFNEMLCRGSDSQPDVVAYNIIINALCKVDRISLAIDLLNTMLDRGCDPDKITCNIFLKTLNEKANPSQDGEDFLDKLVLQLYRRQRIIGASRIIEVMLQKILSPKSSTWEMIIRELCKPKKVQGAINKCWSDLFI, encoded by the coding sequence ATGCTCTTTTACTCCTTCCGTACCAAACAGTTCACTTCAAAGCTAATCCCATGTAAGTCTTTCTCTAACTTCACCATTAACCGTGTATTCTCAGCTCTATCTAACCCTTCTCATACTGACCAAGAACCTGAAATAGACTATTCAATTTCTACTTTGAAAACTGAAATGGGACTACCCAAATTGAGTTCTCGTGGAACTGAAATGGAAATACCCATATCTGATAACTCAATGAAGATTGCCCCAATACCTAAGTTTAATTCTTGTGTAACTGAAGTAGAAGAACCCCTTTCTGATAAATCATTTAAAGTTACCCTAAAACCCAACTTGGGTTCTTGTGAAACTGAAGTGGAAGTACCAATTTCAGACAAGCTATTTAAAGAGGCTCCAAAGTTGGGTTCTTTCAAATTGGGTGATTCTACATTCTATTCTCTTATTGAGAAGTATGCTAATTCCGAGGACTTTACGTCTTTGGAGAAGGTTTTTGGTAGAATGAAGTGTGAAAAAAGAGTCTTTATTGAGAAGAGTTTTATCTTAGTGTTTAGAGCTTATGGAAAAGCCCGTTTGCCTGAAAAAGCTGTTGAGTTGTTTGAAAGAATGGTGGATGAGTTTCAATGTAAACGAACTGTGAAGTCATTTAATTCTGTTCTTAATGTGATAGTTCAGACAGGATTATATCACCGTGCTTTAGATTTTTATGCTGATGTTGTAAATAATAGGAATATTATGCCAAATGTGCTTTcttttaatttagttattaaAACCATGTGTAAGCTTCGGATGGTCGATAGAGCTATGGAGGTTTTTAGAGAAATGCCTACTTGGAAATGTGAGCCGGATGTTTATACATACTGCACTTTGATGGATGGGTTATGCAAGGATGACCGGATTGATGAAGCAGTTATTCTTTTGGATGAAATGCAGGTAGAGGGATGTCTTCCTGTTCCAGTAACATTTAATGTGTTGATTAATGGGCTTTGTCGGAAAGGTGACTTGGCTCGAGCTGCAAAGCTTGTGGATAACATGTTTCTTAAAGGGTGTGTTCCAAATGATGTGACTTATAACACACTTATACACGGTTTGTGCCTGAAAGGTAAATTGGAGAAAGCAGTTAGTTTATTGGATAGAATGGTGTCAAATAAGTATATACCAACTGATATAACCTATGGAACGATTATCAATGGGTTTGTTAAGCAAAGAAGAGCCACAGATGGTGTGCAGATCTTGTTGGCAATGCAAGAGAAAGGGCATCTGGCAAATGAATATGTCTACTCAGCACTAGTTAGTGGGTTGTTCAAGGAAGGAAAACCTGAAGAGGCCTTAAAAATATGGAAGGAAATGATAGAAAAGGGAGTAAAACCTAATATAGTTGCTTATTCTGCTTTTATAGATGGCTTGTGTCGAGAAGGCAAACCTGATGAAGCTAAGGAGATTCTTTCAGAGATGAATAAAATGGGTTGCACTCCCAATGCTTATACTTACTGCTCCTTGATGAAAGGTTATTTTAAAACCAGTGACAGCAACAAGGCTATACTTTTGTGGAAAGACATGGCAACCAGTGGTATCACATGCAATGAAATCTGCTACAGTGTACTTATCCATGGACTGTGTCAAGATGGGAAGCTCAAAGAGGCTATGATGGTGTGGAAGCATATGTTAGGCAAAGGATTGGTCCCTGATGCCGTGGCTTATAGTTCAATGATTCACGGCCTTTGCAATGCTGGTTCTGTGGACCAGGGATTGAGACTCTTCAATGAGATGCTATGTAGAGGATCTGATTCTCAGCCTGACGTAGTAGCatataacataattattaatGCTTTATGCAAGGTGGACAGAATTTCTCTAGCAATTGATCTTTTGAATACCATGTTGGATCGAGGTTGTGATCCTGACAAAATTACAtgtaatattttcttgaaaaccTTAAATGAAAAAGCAAATCCATCCCAAGATGGGGAAGACTTTCTGGATAAGCTGGTGCTACAACTGTACAGGCGGCAGAGAATCATAGGAGCTTCAAGAATTATAGAAGTGATGCTTCAAAAAATTCTTTCTCCCAAGTCATCCACTTGGGAAATGATTATTCGAGAACTTTGCAAACCAAAGAAGGTTCAAGGAGCTATTAACAAATGTTGGAGTGACCTTTTCATCTGA
- the LOC101254157 gene encoding uncharacterized protein isoform X4: protein MITDIANDIGVGVHFNPFVSCNNKMFKYGVVRMHDLIQDILGWERFYLSGRLQKPVNILTDNLDIKSVNSVNLKAATSAALLLLPSKFTEEDLYAKICSLSYTGDLRMLFAEDKNKVNKIVQGQFHLFEEMYKPFLEEYEAKNLLRFSVAGDKQVNIFQDCGLSAASTLVSSLPSSIRSEMAMKLGEKRILDDSGRVRQQIVIGSKEQAAECMQRLVRRKVMFSSTRQAVAGLLTAGAVHGVRYVANKMRKAWKSWV from the exons ATG ATAACTGATATTGCAAATGACATTGGTGTTGGCGTACACTTCAACCCATTTGTGTCTTGCAACAACAAG ATGTTCAAGTATGGAGTTGTACGGATGCATGACTTGATTCAAGACATATTGGGATGGGAGAGGTTTTATCTCAGCGGTCGTTTGCAGAAACCA GTGAACATTCTTACGGATAACTTGGATATAAAAAGCGTGAACAGCGTGAATCTGAAAGCTGCAACTTCTGCTGCTCTTCTCCTTTTGCCATCTAAATTCACGGAG GAAGATTTATATGCCAAAATCTGTAGCCTCTCATATACAGGTGACTTGCGTATGCTTTTTGCAGAGGACAAAAATAAG GTGAACAAAATTGTACAAGGACAGTTCCATTTATTTGAGGAAATGTATAAGCCATTTCTGGAAGAATACGAGGCCAAAAACTTGTTGAGATTTTCAGTAGCTGGTGATAAGCAAGTAAACATATTTCAG GATTGTGGATTATCTGCTGCTTCCACCTTGGTTTCTTCTCTTCCTTCATCAATCAGAAGTGAGATGGCCATGAAACTTGGAGAAAAGAGAATTCTGGATGACTCTG GTAGAGTTAGACAACAAATAGTGATTGGTTCAAAAGAACAGGCTGCTGAGTGCATGCAGAGGCTAGTTAGACGAAAGGTTATGTTTTCTAGCACAAGGCAGGCTGTTGCAGGTTTATTGACTGCTGGTGCTGTTCATGGAGTCAGATATGTAGCAAACAAGATGCGCAAGGCTTGGAAATCTTGGGTGTAA
- the LOC101253855 gene encoding cationic amino acid transporter 5: MTVIDSTDEMGDEIQPRSYWRWSKHDFFPGDSFQNWSAYRSALSQTFTRLKDRVANRSDDAEEIVELRKESENEMKRCLSWWDLTWFGFGSVIGAGIFVLTGQEAHEHAGPAIVLSYVASGISAMLSVFCYTEFAVEIPVAGGSFAYIRVELGDFAAFITAGNIILGSIAGSAAVARAWTSYFTTLLNRHPNSLRIHTNLIDGFNLLDPIAVAILAITSIIAISSTRRTSYFNWIASAVNMVVISFVIIAGLAHANTSNLTPFVPHGPKGIFVAAAIVYFAYGGFDNIATMAEETKNPSKDIPLGLLGSMSIITVIYCLMALSLSMMQKYTDIDPNAAYSVAFQRVGMKWAKYLVALGALKGMTTVLLAGAIGQARYATHIARVHMIPPWFSLVHPKTGTPINATLLIRVASACIAFFSSLDVLASLLSISGLLISMMMAVALLVRRYYVRGITPQTNLLKLTFFLLVIIVSSVGTSAYWGLDPNGWLGYTVTVPLWFLATLAISVLLPQDRTPKVWGVPLVPWFPSLSVAINVFLMGSLGAQAFIRFGICTIVMLIYYIFFGLHATYDMAHQPKKPMTSRILEEDMGSARA; encoded by the coding sequence ATGACAGTAATAGACTCTACTGATGAAATGGGAGATGAGATACAGCCAAGAAGTTATTGGAGATGGAGCAAACACGATTTCTTCCCGGGAGATTCTTTCCAGAATTGGAGCGCATACCGATCAGCACTGTCACAAACATTTACCAGATTGAAGGACCGAGTTGCAAACCGTTCTGACGATGCTGAGGAGATTGTGGAGCTAAGGAAAGAAAGTGAGAATGAGATGAAACGTTGCCTTAGTTGGTGGGACCTTACCTGGTTTGGCTTTGGCTCTGTTATTGGAGCAGGCATCTTCGTACTCACTGGCCAAGAAGCTCATGAACATGCCGGACCAGCTATAGTTTTATCCTATGTGGCTTCTGGCATTTCAGCAATGCTCTCTGTTTTCTGCTACACAGAATTCGCAGTAGAAATTCCCGTAGCAGGAGGGTCATTTGCATACATCAGAGTCGAACTGGGAGACTTTGCAGCCTTTATCACAGCAGGGAACATAATTCTTGGATCCATTGCTGGTAGTGCCGCAGTAGCAAGAGCCTGGACTTCTTACTTTACAACGCTCTTGAATCGTCATCCAAACTCTTTGCGTATACATACAAATCTCATAGACGGGTTCAACTTACTAGATCCAATAGCTGTTGCAATTTTAGCAATTACATCAATAATTGCAATAAGCAGCACTAGAAGAACTTCATACTTTAACTGGATAGCATCAGCAGTAAATATGGTGGTGATTTCATTTGTCATAATTGCTGGACTTGCTCATGCCAATACCTCCAATTTGACACCCTTTGTGCCACATGGTCCCAAAGGTATCTTCGTTGCAGCGGCAATAGTGTATTTTGCATATGGGGGTTTTGACAATATTGCAACCATGGCAGAGGAAACAAAAAATCCATCGAAAGATATACCACTAGGGCTGCTAGGATCAATGTCAATTATCACCGTGATATATTGCTTGATGGCACTTTCACTAAGTATGATGCAAAAGTATACAGATATAGATCCTAACGCCGCCTACTCTGTTGCATTTCAAAGAGTGGGGATGAAATGGGCAAAATACCTGGTTGCCCTTGGAGCTCTGAAAGGAATGACCACTGTCCTTTTGGCAGGAGCAATTGGACAGGCACGCTATGCTACTCATATTGCACGAGTTCATATGATTCCACCATGGTTTTCACTTGTTCACCCAAAGACAGGAACTCCCATAAATGCAACTCTCTTGATCAGAGTTGCAAGTGCATGTATAGCATTCTTTTCAAGTTTGGATGTCTTGGCAAGTTTGTTATCTATAAGCGGCCTTCTAATATCCATGATGATGGCTGTTGCTCTGCTTGTGAGGAGATACTATGTCAGAGGTATCACCCCCCAGACGAATCTTTTGAAGCTTACCTTCTTTCTACTGGTCATAATTGTATCCTCTGTTGGGACTTCTGCTTATTGGGGACTGGACCCTAATGGTTGGCTTGGTTACACAGTAACTGTTCCCCTTTGGTTCCTGGCCACTTTGGCAATTTCGGTTCTTTTGCCACAGGATAGAACACCAAAAGTTTGGGGAGTCCCACTGGTTCCTTGGTTCCCATCCCTCTCAGTTGCAATAAATGTGTTTCTCATGGGATCATTAGGAGCTCAGGCATTTATAAGGTTTGGCATATGTACGATTGTAATGctgatatattatatattttttggccTCCATGCAACTTATGACATGGCTCATCAACCAAAGAAGCCAATGACTTCAAGGATCTTAGAAGAAGATATGGGAAGTGCTAGGGCATAA
- the LOC101254157 gene encoding uncharacterized protein isoform X1, which translates to MVGQDKAELGGLLEILPPVEFCCIYGSKLHPNNKDETSMTDYIIGVSDPRQWHSENLKLNKDHYASCLIRLGGARMITDIANDIGVGVHFNPFVSCNNKMFKYGVVRMHDLIQDILGWERFYLSGRLQKPVNILTDNLDIKSVNSVNLKAATSAALLLLPSKFTEEDLYAKICSLSYTGDLRMLFAEDKNKVNKIVQGQFHLFEEMYKPFLEEYEAKNLLRFSVAGDKQVNIFQDCGLSAASTLVSSLPSSIRSEMAMKLGEKRILDDSGRVRQQIVIGSKEQAAECMQRLVRRKVMFSSTRQAVAGLLTAGAVHGVRYVANKMRKAWKSWV; encoded by the exons ATGGTGGGACAGGATAAAGCTGAGCTAGGGGGTTTGCTTGAAATTCTACCCCCGGTAGAGTTTTGCTGTATATATGGTTCTAAACTTCATCCCAACAACAAAGATGAG ACATCTATGACAGATTACATTATTGGAGTATCTGATCCTCGACAATGGCATTCTGAG AATCTAAAATTGAACAAGGATCACTATGCTTCGTGTCTCATTCGCCTTGGTGGAGCAAGGATG ATAACTGATATTGCAAATGACATTGGTGTTGGCGTACACTTCAACCCATTTGTGTCTTGCAACAACAAG ATGTTCAAGTATGGAGTTGTACGGATGCATGACTTGATTCAAGACATATTGGGATGGGAGAGGTTTTATCTCAGCGGTCGTTTGCAGAAACCA GTGAACATTCTTACGGATAACTTGGATATAAAAAGCGTGAACAGCGTGAATCTGAAAGCTGCAACTTCTGCTGCTCTTCTCCTTTTGCCATCTAAATTCACGGAG GAAGATTTATATGCCAAAATCTGTAGCCTCTCATATACAGGTGACTTGCGTATGCTTTTTGCAGAGGACAAAAATAAG GTGAACAAAATTGTACAAGGACAGTTCCATTTATTTGAGGAAATGTATAAGCCATTTCTGGAAGAATACGAGGCCAAAAACTTGTTGAGATTTTCAGTAGCTGGTGATAAGCAAGTAAACATATTTCAG GATTGTGGATTATCTGCTGCTTCCACCTTGGTTTCTTCTCTTCCTTCATCAATCAGAAGTGAGATGGCCATGAAACTTGGAGAAAAGAGAATTCTGGATGACTCTG GTAGAGTTAGACAACAAATAGTGATTGGTTCAAAAGAACAGGCTGCTGAGTGCATGCAGAGGCTAGTTAGACGAAAGGTTATGTTTTCTAGCACAAGGCAGGCTGTTGCAGGTTTATTGACTGCTGGTGCTGTTCATGGAGTCAGATATGTAGCAAACAAGATGCGCAAGGCTTGGAAATCTTGGGTGTAA
- the LOC101254157 gene encoding uncharacterized protein isoform X3 codes for MTDYIIGVSDPRQWHSENLKLNKDHYASCLIRLGGARMITDIANDIGVGVHFNPFVSCNNKMFKYGVVRMHDLIQDILGWERFYLSGRLQKPVNILTDNLDIKSVNSVNLKAATSAALLLLPSKFTEEDLYAKICSLSYTGDLRMLFAEDKNKVNKIVQGQFHLFEEMYKPFLEEYEAKNLLRFSVAGDKQVNIFQDCGLSAASTLVSSLPSSIRSEMAMKLGEKRILDDSGRVRQQIVIGSKEQAAECMQRLVRRKVMFSSTRQAVAGLLTAGAVHGVRYVANKMRKAWKSWV; via the exons ATGACAGATTACATTATTGGAGTATCTGATCCTCGACAATGGCATTCTGAG AATCTAAAATTGAACAAGGATCACTATGCTTCGTGTCTCATTCGCCTTGGTGGAGCAAGGATG ATAACTGATATTGCAAATGACATTGGTGTTGGCGTACACTTCAACCCATTTGTGTCTTGCAACAACAAG ATGTTCAAGTATGGAGTTGTACGGATGCATGACTTGATTCAAGACATATTGGGATGGGAGAGGTTTTATCTCAGCGGTCGTTTGCAGAAACCA GTGAACATTCTTACGGATAACTTGGATATAAAAAGCGTGAACAGCGTGAATCTGAAAGCTGCAACTTCTGCTGCTCTTCTCCTTTTGCCATCTAAATTCACGGAG GAAGATTTATATGCCAAAATCTGTAGCCTCTCATATACAGGTGACTTGCGTATGCTTTTTGCAGAGGACAAAAATAAG GTGAACAAAATTGTACAAGGACAGTTCCATTTATTTGAGGAAATGTATAAGCCATTTCTGGAAGAATACGAGGCCAAAAACTTGTTGAGATTTTCAGTAGCTGGTGATAAGCAAGTAAACATATTTCAG GATTGTGGATTATCTGCTGCTTCCACCTTGGTTTCTTCTCTTCCTTCATCAATCAGAAGTGAGATGGCCATGAAACTTGGAGAAAAGAGAATTCTGGATGACTCTG GTAGAGTTAGACAACAAATAGTGATTGGTTCAAAAGAACAGGCTGCTGAGTGCATGCAGAGGCTAGTTAGACGAAAGGTTATGTTTTCTAGCACAAGGCAGGCTGTTGCAGGTTTATTGACTGCTGGTGCTGTTCATGGAGTCAGATATGTAGCAAACAAGATGCGCAAGGCTTGGAAATCTTGGGTGTAA
- the LOC138337077 gene encoding ABC transporter G family member 31-like, protein MTLLLGPPGSGKSTLLLALSGKLDNELKRTGHITYNGHKEDEFCVQRTCAYISQIDNHIAELTVRETLDFAARCQGASHGFGDYMKDLGHLEKERKIRPKFEIDAYMKASSVGGTKHNVSTEYVLKVLGLDICSDTIVGNDMVRGISGGQRKRVTTGEMIVGPRKTLFMDEISTGLDSSTTFQIVKCIRNFVNLMEGTVMMALLQPAPETFELFDDLVLLSDGYVVYHGPRADVVPFFESLGFQLPSRKGVADFLQEVTSRKDQAQYWADTSRPYEFIPVEAIAEAFRNSRYCQDLKSSLSVPYDRSKSHHLALSKTKFAESRLELLKGCFSREMLLMSRNSFLYIFRTCQVF, encoded by the exons ATGACTCTGCTTCTAGGACCTCCAGGTTCTGGTAAATCCACATTGCTTTTAGCTCTTTCTGGAAAGCTTGACAATGAACTGAAG CGAACTGGCCATATTACGTATAATGGACATAAAGAGGATGAGTTTTGTGTGCAAAGGACTTGTGCTTACATAAGTCAAATAGACAATCATATTGCAGAGCTAACTGTAAGAGAAACTTTAGATTTCGCAGCGAGATGCCAAGGTGCAAGTCATGGTTTTGGAG ATTATATGAAAGACCTTGGTCATTTAGAGAAGGAAAGAAAGATACGCCCAAAGTTTGAGATAGATGCATATATGAAG GCATCTTCTGTTGGTGGTACAAAGCACAATGTGTCTACAGAATATGTCTTGAAAGTTCTTGGTCTTGATATATGTTCAGATACAATAGTTGGTAATGACATGGTGAGAGGAATTTCAGGTGGACAAAGGAAGAGAGTTACTACAG GAGAAATGATTGTTGGACCTAGGAAAACACTTTTTATGGATGAAATTTCTACTGGACTTGACAGTTCTACAACTTTCCAAATTGTCAAGTGCATAAgaaattttgttaatttaatGGAAGGAACTGTGATGATGGCTCTTCTTCAACCCGCACCAGAGActtttgagttatttgatgaTCTGGTGTTACTATCTGATGGATATGTTGTGTACCATGGACCTCGAGCAGATGTTGTTCCATTTTTTGAGTCATTAGGATTTCAATTGCCATCTCGTAAGGGTGTTGCTGATTTTCTTCAAGAG GTTACCTCCAGAAAAGATCAGGCACAATACTGGGCTGATACTTCCAGACCATATGAGTTCATTCCCGTTgaggcaatagctgaagctttTAGAAATTCCAGATATTGTCAGGATCTAAAGTCATCTCTTTCGGTTCCATATGATAGATCCAAGAGCCATCATTTGGCTTTATCTAAGACAAAGTTTGCTGAATCCAGATTGGAGCTCCTTAAGGGTTGTTTTTCAAGAGAAATGCTTCTAATGAGTAGGAATAGTTTTCTATACATCTTCAGAACATGTCAGGTATTCTAG
- the LOC101254157 gene encoding uncharacterized protein isoform X2: protein MVGQDKAELGGLLEILPPVEFCCIYGSKLHPNNKDETSMTDYIIGVSDPRQWHSENLKLNKDHYASCLIRLGGARMITDIANDIGVGVHFNPFVSCNNKVNILTDNLDIKSVNSVNLKAATSAALLLLPSKFTEEDLYAKICSLSYTGDLRMLFAEDKNKVNKIVQGQFHLFEEMYKPFLEEYEAKNLLRFSVAGDKQVNIFQDCGLSAASTLVSSLPSSIRSEMAMKLGEKRILDDSGRVRQQIVIGSKEQAAECMQRLVRRKVMFSSTRQAVAGLLTAGAVHGVRYVANKMRKAWKSWV from the exons ATGGTGGGACAGGATAAAGCTGAGCTAGGGGGTTTGCTTGAAATTCTACCCCCGGTAGAGTTTTGCTGTATATATGGTTCTAAACTTCATCCCAACAACAAAGATGAG ACATCTATGACAGATTACATTATTGGAGTATCTGATCCTCGACAATGGCATTCTGAG AATCTAAAATTGAACAAGGATCACTATGCTTCGTGTCTCATTCGCCTTGGTGGAGCAAGGATG ATAACTGATATTGCAAATGACATTGGTGTTGGCGTACACTTCAACCCATTTGTGTCTTGCAACAACAAG GTGAACATTCTTACGGATAACTTGGATATAAAAAGCGTGAACAGCGTGAATCTGAAAGCTGCAACTTCTGCTGCTCTTCTCCTTTTGCCATCTAAATTCACGGAG GAAGATTTATATGCCAAAATCTGTAGCCTCTCATATACAGGTGACTTGCGTATGCTTTTTGCAGAGGACAAAAATAAG GTGAACAAAATTGTACAAGGACAGTTCCATTTATTTGAGGAAATGTATAAGCCATTTCTGGAAGAATACGAGGCCAAAAACTTGTTGAGATTTTCAGTAGCTGGTGATAAGCAAGTAAACATATTTCAG GATTGTGGATTATCTGCTGCTTCCACCTTGGTTTCTTCTCTTCCTTCATCAATCAGAAGTGAGATGGCCATGAAACTTGGAGAAAAGAGAATTCTGGATGACTCTG GTAGAGTTAGACAACAAATAGTGATTGGTTCAAAAGAACAGGCTGCTGAGTGCATGCAGAGGCTAGTTAGACGAAAGGTTATGTTTTCTAGCACAAGGCAGGCTGTTGCAGGTTTATTGACTGCTGGTGCTGTTCATGGAGTCAGATATGTAGCAAACAAGATGCGCAAGGCTTGGAAATCTTGGGTGTAA